A genomic region of Nostoc sp. UHCC 0702 contains the following coding sequences:
- a CDS encoding sulfite exporter TauE/SafE family protein → MSILEFSLLIWIGSFCAGLIGALTGLGGGVIIVPLLTSVFGVDIRYAVGASLVSVIATSLGAASTYIKQGYTNLRLGMFLEVATTIGAIIGALIATFVSVKALTIVLAIVLIYSAYLSQKPRIEHTEDESIDPLANYMKLNSTYPTSEGLVSYQVGSLPTGFGVMLIAGVLSGLLGIGSGGFKVLAMDQIMRVPFKVSTTTSNFMIGVTAAASAGVYLTRGYIDPGLSMPVMLGVLPGAFLGAKVLVGAKTPILRIVFGVVLVVMAMKMVYNSLIGGL, encoded by the coding sequence TTGAGTATTCTGGAATTTTCATTACTAATTTGGATTGGCTCATTTTGCGCTGGCTTGATAGGAGCGCTAACTGGGTTAGGTGGTGGAGTTATAATCGTTCCCCTATTAACTTCAGTGTTTGGCGTTGATATTCGATATGCCGTTGGTGCTTCACTGGTGTCTGTAATTGCTACTTCCCTTGGTGCAGCATCTACTTACATTAAACAAGGCTATACTAATTTGCGGCTGGGAATGTTTTTAGAAGTAGCAACAACAATTGGGGCGATAATCGGAGCTTTAATTGCTACTTTTGTGTCTGTGAAAGCGTTGACTATCGTGCTAGCGATCGTGCTTATTTATTCAGCATACCTTTCACAAAAACCTAGAATAGAACATACTGAAGATGAATCAATTGATCCTTTAGCAAACTATATGAAACTGAATAGTACTTACCCAACCTCTGAGGGATTGGTATCTTATCAGGTTGGTTCTTTACCAACAGGGTTTGGCGTAATGTTAATAGCTGGAGTGCTTTCTGGTTTACTTGGTATTGGTTCTGGAGGCTTCAAGGTGTTAGCAATGGATCAAATCATGCGTGTACCCTTCAAAGTTTCTACTACTACTAGCAATTTTATGATTGGGGTGACAGCAGCAGCATCAGCAGGGGTTTACTTAACACGCGGCTACATCGATCCTGGGCTATCAATGCCAGTGATGTTAGGAGTATTACCTGGTGCTTTTTTAGGTGCAAAAGTTCTTGTGGGAGCTAAAACGCCGATTTTAAGAATTGTCTTCGGTGTTGTACTGGTGGTGATGGCTATGAAGATGGTCTACAACAGTCTAATAGGGGGCCTATAA
- a CDS encoding DUF1634 domain-containing protein, producing the protein MYKFNLNFPWDSSTQPKGEAAKLSLQQKNPISDIEQLEQHPVTSVEQISNSCESDINNNLTKSLSEQQLERLLSNLLKYGVLTASAVVLFGGILYLIRHGAEPAGYKFFRGEPSEFRSPAGVVNAVLSGSRRGIIQLGLLLLIATPVVRVFISLIAFLLQREFIYVIVTLLVLASLTYSLVGAYY; encoded by the coding sequence ATGTATAAATTTAATTTGAATTTTCCTTGGGACTCATCGACACAGCCAAAGGGTGAAGCGGCTAAACTCAGCTTACAGCAGAAAAATCCAATCTCTGATATCGAACAGTTAGAACAACACCCTGTTACTAGTGTAGAGCAGATATCTAATAGTTGTGAAAGTGATATTAACAACAACCTAACCAAATCATTAAGTGAGCAGCAATTAGAACGTTTACTCAGCAACCTGCTGAAATATGGAGTTTTAACAGCTAGTGCTGTCGTTTTGTTCGGGGGTATATTGTACTTGATTCGCCACGGTGCTGAGCCTGCTGGATACAAGTTTTTTCGAGGAGAACCGTCTGAGTTTCGTTCACCAGCAGGTGTAGTGAATGCAGTATTGTCAGGTAGCCGCCGTGGAATTATTCAACTAGGATTATTACTATTAATTGCCACTCCAGTTGTGCGCGTCTTCATCTCATTAATAGCTTTTCTGCTACAGCGAGAATTTATATATGTTATTGTCACTTTGTTAGTGTTAGCTAGTCTGACTTACAGCCTCGTTGGAGCCTATTATTAA
- a CDS encoding DUF4394 domain-containing protein: protein MKLSKLGTVFTPLAVATMFNLLSVAKPAAAVSLVGLTDNNTLVLFDSSNPSSINTVSVTGVTGTLVGIDRRPANNLIYGLTDSNNIYTINRITGAASFVSTLSTPFSGGIVSGVDFNPVPDRLRVVGANDQNFRINVNTGAVIVDGTLNPGDPNITGVAYTNADRDPATLTTLYDIDYVQDALFIQNPPNAGTLTQVGSLGIDIDSVAGFDIFTDNGVNSAFAALTPTSTTDSNLYTINLTTGAATLVGSIGGGRRLIGLTTAVPEPSVSLGALLGVGVLTLVGRRFKSVS from the coding sequence ATGAAACTAAGTAAGCTAGGTACAGTCTTCACTCCACTGGCTGTAGCAACGATGTTTAATCTACTCAGCGTCGCCAAACCTGCGGCGGCTGTTAGTTTGGTAGGTCTAACTGACAACAACACTCTAGTTCTGTTTGACTCCAGCAATCCCTCCAGTATTAACACAGTCTCAGTCACTGGAGTCACTGGGACTTTGGTAGGTATTGACCGTCGTCCAGCTAACAATCTAATCTACGGTCTGACGGATAGCAACAACATCTACACCATTAACCGGATTACTGGTGCTGCTTCTTTTGTAAGTACCCTTTCCACACCTTTCAGCGGAGGGATTGTTTCTGGAGTAGACTTTAACCCAGTACCTGATCGCCTACGGGTCGTAGGTGCTAATGACCAAAACTTCCGCATCAATGTGAATACTGGTGCAGTCATTGTTGATGGCACACTCAACCCTGGAGATCCCAACATCACCGGTGTAGCATACACCAATGCGGATAGAGATCCAGCAACCTTGACAACGTTGTATGACATAGACTACGTCCAAGACGCATTGTTTATACAGAACCCGCCTAATGCTGGCACCTTGACACAAGTAGGTTCTTTGGGAATTGACATCGACTCCGTAGCAGGATTCGACATCTTCACAGACAATGGGGTAAATTCCGCCTTTGCAGCATTGACTCCCACCTCGACAACTGACTCCAATCTATACACCATCAACTTGACCACAGGTGCTGCTACGCTAGTAGGCTCCATTGGTGGCGGTAGACGTCTCATTGGCCTGACAACTGCTGTACCTGAGCCTAGCGTTAGCCTTGGTGCTTTGCTTGGTGTTGGTGTCCTTACTTTAGTAGGTCGTCGCTTCAAGTCCGTCAGTTAG
- a CDS encoding prohibitin family protein — MKTKKALNSAGKLTALLCLITLFLTPFVIVNAGERGVLMEFGKVQDKILKEGIHVIIPIVNTVEKLSVRVQSQEISAEASSKDLQDVFTDVALNWHIIPEEANAIFQQIGNQKNVIERIINPAVEEVLKAVIAKYTAEEIITKRGEVKSGVDDTLTTRLASYHIAVDDISLVHVHFSQRFGEAVEAKQIAEQEAKRAEFIALKATKEAEAKVNLARGEAEAHRLLRDGLTPEILQRQTIEKWNGKLPLIVGKDTPKFLNLTELLQAGEN, encoded by the coding sequence ATGAAAACAAAGAAAGCTCTTAACAGTGCTGGTAAGCTGACTGCACTTTTATGTTTAATAACTCTATTCCTCACGCCTTTTGTGATTGTCAATGCAGGAGAACGCGGGGTATTGATGGAGTTTGGTAAAGTGCAAGACAAAATCCTAAAAGAAGGAATTCACGTAATTATTCCTATAGTTAATACTGTGGAAAAGCTGAGCGTTCGTGTACAAAGTCAGGAAATTTCGGCTGAAGCTTCTTCCAAAGATTTACAAGATGTTTTCACAGATGTAGCACTTAATTGGCATATTATCCCGGAAGAAGCTAATGCTATTTTCCAGCAAATTGGAAATCAAAAAAATGTCATTGAGCGGATTATTAATCCAGCAGTTGAAGAAGTATTAAAAGCAGTTATTGCCAAGTATACTGCTGAGGAAATTATTACGAAACGGGGAGAAGTCAAATCAGGAGTAGACGATACCTTAACTACACGACTGGCTAGCTATCATATTGCAGTTGATGATATTTCCCTTGTCCACGTTCATTTTTCACAACGATTTGGTGAGGCGGTAGAGGCGAAACAGATTGCTGAACAAGAAGCAAAACGGGCAGAGTTTATTGCATTGAAGGCTACAAAAGAGGCTGAGGCGAAAGTTAATTTAGCAAGAGGAGAGGCTGAGGCACATAGATTACTACGTGACGGTTTAACTCCAGAAATACTGCAAAGACAAACAATAGAAAAATGGAATGGCAAGTTGCCTTTAATAGTTGGTAAAGATACACCCAAATTCTTGAATTTGACTGAATTATTACAAGCTGGTGAAAATTGA
- a CDS encoding SMP-30/gluconolactonase/LRE family protein — MIKTLPYQLHNVLEVRARLGEGPIWDEKEKLLYWVDIYNHRVHQFHPASGKSRFFEVCDVVGAIAKAGANRLIMAQRHRLAFLDTQTGVVTPIAEIETDLPDNRFNDGKCDQQGRFWFGSMSASGKPQASLYRYDPDGSLHVMETRLTISNGLGWSPDQKIFYLTDSSQQKVFAYDFDAVTGSINNRRILIDFTGESFYPDGLTVDNKGCIWSAMWNGWCVICFSPSGEEVLRIQLPVQIPTSCTFGGDNLQILYITTASVGLSQEEIEKSFYSGDLFALETDSTGLPAYDFQG; from the coding sequence ATGATTAAAACCCTACCATATCAACTGCATAACGTTCTAGAAGTACGTGCCCGCTTGGGTGAGGGGCCAATCTGGGATGAAAAAGAGAAATTGCTTTACTGGGTTGATATTTACAACCATCGAGTGCATCAATTCCATCCAGCCAGCGGCAAAAGTAGATTTTTTGAAGTTTGTGATGTAGTAGGCGCGATCGCCAAAGCAGGTGCAAATCGATTGATTATGGCGCAGCGCCATCGCTTAGCATTCCTGGACACTCAGACAGGTGTCGTTACTCCAATAGCAGAGATTGAAACAGATCTGCCAGATAACCGTTTTAATGATGGTAAATGTGATCAGCAAGGTCGCTTTTGGTTTGGTTCAATGTCTGCTTCTGGAAAACCTCAAGCTAGCCTCTACCGCTATGATCCTGACGGTTCATTACATGTAATGGAAACAAGATTAACTATCTCCAATGGACTGGGATGGAGTCCCGACCAAAAGATATTCTACCTCACAGATTCTTCCCAACAAAAAGTCTTTGCTTACGACTTTGATGCAGTTACAGGTAGTATTAACAACCGTCGCATTTTGATAGATTTCACTGGTGAATCTTTTTATCCTGATGGATTGACCGTAGATAATAAAGGATGTATTTGGTCAGCAATGTGGAATGGCTGGTGTGTGATTTGTTTCAGCCCATCCGGTGAAGAAGTACTAAGGATACAGCTACCAGTGCAGATACCAACTAGTTGCACTTTCGGTGGTGATAATTTGCAGATACTTTACATTACTACTGCCTCTGTCGGACTCAGCCAAGAGGAGATAGAAAAAAGTTTTTACTCAGGGGATTTATTTGCTCTAGAAACTGATAGCACTGGATTACCTGCATATGATTTTCAGGGTTAA
- a CDS encoding nodulation protein, translated as MLVLGLSGGIELIHENLYGSWTGGFHDSASVLLEDGKVVAAIEEERLNRIKHTNKFASQSLRFCLESRGIQLHEVDLIAFYLSKNLFEAWAKLVISQTSQAVSIEPIKFFQNIFHKALNCDIEPEKFYFVPHHYAHAMSASALSGYENSLVAVFDGQGEDSSGMVFKGEGTTLEQIADIPVLKSLGYFYDHVIAVLGYGQFDEYKVMGLAPYGDPKTFRDLFKTFYTLLPQGDYIIHQEKIASLFNLVGLPRRKGEPFTQTHKDIAASLQEALENILFHVLDHYQRETKQKNLCMAGGVAHNCTFNGKILRSGMFENVFVQPAAHDAGCALGAALYAYYQVNPKAQKLYKLDHVYWGRDIDSNSSILKQLMQWQDFLAFEKLPNIAWQTAELLASGHVIGWVQGRSEFGPRALGNRSIIADPRPHENKSRINQMIKKREGYRPFAPSVLEENVEDFFEVPHHQKQLPFMIFVVNVKEEKRSILGAVTHIDGTARVQTVSRQTNERYWELINSFKKITGIPILLNTSFNNNVEPIVDSVEDAIVCFLSTGLDYLVVGDYLVKKKEVSWQVYLDLIPSLPAFVYLHSVRKLEDDGNFKNYLYIGTSYNAKFQVAVSAEVFNVLNLANNQKSVMDILQADGHTKEDKFKDIVQEIIELWLQRLVILRPQANTNI; from the coding sequence ATGCTAGTTTTAGGACTTTCTGGTGGGATAGAATTAATTCATGAGAATTTATACGGCTCTTGGACAGGAGGTTTTCATGACTCAGCAAGTGTTTTGCTTGAAGATGGCAAAGTTGTTGCTGCAATTGAGGAAGAAAGACTTAATCGAATCAAGCATACAAACAAGTTTGCCAGTCAATCATTGCGTTTCTGTCTAGAGAGTCGTGGTATACAACTACATGAAGTAGATTTAATTGCTTTTTACCTTTCAAAAAATCTCTTTGAAGCATGGGCAAAATTAGTAATTTCACAAACTTCTCAGGCAGTCTCCATAGAGCCAATAAAGTTTTTTCAGAATATTTTTCACAAAGCATTAAACTGTGACATAGAACCAGAAAAATTTTATTTTGTTCCTCATCACTATGCACATGCAATGAGCGCTTCTGCACTTTCTGGTTATGAGAATAGCCTTGTGGCTGTATTCGACGGGCAGGGAGAGGATAGTTCTGGTATGGTCTTTAAAGGGGAAGGAACTACGCTTGAACAAATTGCCGACATTCCAGTATTAAAATCTCTTGGTTATTTCTATGATCATGTAATAGCTGTTTTGGGGTATGGGCAGTTCGATGAATACAAAGTAATGGGACTAGCTCCTTATGGAGACCCAAAAACATTTAGAGATTTATTCAAAACATTTTACACATTGCTTCCCCAAGGAGATTATATAATTCATCAAGAAAAGATTGCCTCACTTTTCAATTTGGTGGGTTTACCGCGCCGAAAAGGGGAACCTTTTACACAAACACATAAGGATATTGCTGCCTCTCTCCAGGAAGCCTTAGAGAATATACTTTTTCATGTACTTGATCACTATCAACGGGAAACTAAACAGAAAAATCTGTGTATGGCTGGGGGAGTAGCCCATAACTGTACTTTTAACGGAAAAATTTTGCGCTCAGGCATGTTTGAAAATGTATTTGTTCAGCCTGCCGCCCATGATGCTGGCTGTGCATTAGGTGCAGCTCTTTATGCATACTATCAAGTCAATCCAAAAGCTCAGAAGCTTTATAAACTGGATCATGTTTACTGGGGAAGAGATATTGACAGTAATTCCTCGATTTTGAAGCAATTGATGCAATGGCAAGATTTTCTAGCCTTTGAAAAATTGCCTAATATAGCCTGGCAAACAGCAGAGTTACTAGCGAGTGGTCATGTTATAGGTTGGGTTCAGGGCCGCTCTGAGTTTGGCCCCAGAGCTTTAGGAAACAGAAGTATTATTGCAGATCCTAGACCCCACGAGAACAAAAGCCGTATTAACCAAATGATTAAAAAGCGGGAAGGCTATAGACCGTTTGCCCCATCTGTTTTAGAAGAAAATGTTGAAGATTTTTTTGAGGTTCCGCATCATCAAAAACAGCTTCCATTCATGATATTTGTAGTTAATGTTAAAGAAGAAAAACGTTCCATTTTAGGGGCAGTGACTCATATTGATGGAACAGCAAGGGTACAAACAGTATCTCGACAAACAAACGAAAGGTATTGGGAGCTAATTAACTCATTTAAAAAAATTACAGGTATTCCTATTTTACTCAACACATCCTTTAATAATAATGTTGAACCAATTGTCGATTCTGTTGAAGATGCAATAGTTTGTTTCTTATCTACAGGGTTAGATTATCTTGTTGTTGGAGACTATCTAGTCAAGAAGAAGGAAGTCAGTTGGCAAGTTTATTTGGATCTGATACCTTCACTCCCTGCTTTTGTTTATTTGCATAGCGTTAGAAAGCTTGAAGATGATGGCAATTTCAAGAACTACTTATATATAGGCACTAGCTATAATGCCAAATTTCAGGTAGCAGTTTCAGCAGAAGTTTTTAATGTACTAAATTTGGCAAATAATCAAAAGTCTGTGATGGATATTCTTCAAGCAGATGGTCACACAAAAGAAGATAAATTTAAAGATATTGTTCAGGAAATTATAGAGTTATGGTTACAGCGTTTAGTGATACTAAGACCACAAGCTAATACCAACATTTAA
- a CDS encoding alpha/beta hydrolase produces the protein MPKVDVNGIDLFYEIKGTGEPLLLIAGFLCDLSYWSLIMPSLISRYQVIRFDNRGIGRSSAPDSPYSIQQMANDVAALLDRIGIKNVHVAGHSMGGQIAQELVLAHPQKVKSLMLLSSLAKGDELFNSLIETWGELPSHLDFKLYEKVVFPWIFTDAFYSIPGMIEQLIEYAINYPFRPTTHGLYHQSRAILKSDTTQRLKDINCPTLVMVGKQDILTPVKFSQQLQQSIPNAELVVLNHGGHGFLVESPDAVVSVMLNFLGQLTASPTI, from the coding sequence ATGCCGAAGGTTGATGTTAATGGGATTGATTTGTTCTATGAAATCAAAGGAACAGGTGAACCTTTACTTTTAATAGCCGGTTTTTTGTGCGATCTTTCTTATTGGTCGCTAATCATGCCATCACTGATTTCTCGATATCAAGTCATTCGCTTTGATAACCGGGGAATAGGGCGAAGTTCTGCTCCTGATAGTCCCTACAGTATTCAACAAATGGCAAATGATGTTGCAGCATTACTTGATAGAATTGGGATCAAAAATGTGCATGTAGCAGGTCATTCAATGGGTGGTCAAATTGCTCAAGAGCTAGTATTAGCACACCCGCAAAAGGTTAAGAGTCTGATGCTACTATCATCTTTGGCAAAAGGTGATGAATTATTTAATAGCCTCATCGAAACTTGGGGTGAGCTTCCTAGTCATTTAGACTTTAAACTTTATGAAAAAGTCGTATTTCCCTGGATATTTACGGATGCTTTCTACTCTATACCTGGAATGATAGAACAGTTGATTGAATATGCAATTAATTATCCTTTCCGACCCACAACTCATGGACTTTATCACCAGAGTCGAGCTATCCTTAAAAGTGACACAACACAGCGCCTCAAAGATATTAATTGTCCTACTCTAGTTATGGTAGGTAAACAGGACATTCTCACCCCAGTTAAGTTTTCCCAGCAACTCCAACAAAGCATTCCCAACGCTGAACTTGTGGTTCTTAATCATGGTGGTCATGGCTTTTTAGTTGAGTCGCCGGATGCTGTGGTTTCAGTTATGCTCAATTTCTTAGGACAGTTGACAGCATCTCCTACCATTTGA
- a CDS encoding sulfite exporter TauE/SafE family protein: MHYLLLPLLSFFVGIIVGLTGIGGASLITPMLIFIFQVPPSIAVSSDVVAATLMKVVGSVKHWQQKTLDTEVVKWLAFGSVPGSLLGVGILHLIKRTGEHNLDNILLRLLGVMILLITVLALVQLLLLTFFPKFTLPELPKLDLKTNWGRFITVTLGAFLGCLVGLTSVSSGSMFALVLIGFFRLDARKLVGTDISQAAILLLFTSLGHLTLGTVNWSLVLPIWLGSVPGVLLGAKVCQIIPQRPLRFIIYAILMMVSWKLVYQV; this comes from the coding sequence ATGCACTACTTATTACTACCGCTCTTAAGCTTCTTTGTTGGCATTATCGTTGGTTTGACAGGAATTGGTGGAGCCTCTTTAATCACCCCGATGTTGATTTTTATCTTTCAGGTACCACCTTCCATCGCCGTGAGTTCTGATGTCGTGGCTGCCACATTAATGAAGGTAGTCGGCAGCGTCAAGCACTGGCAACAGAAAACCCTTGACACAGAAGTGGTTAAATGGTTGGCATTTGGCAGCGTTCCTGGTTCACTGTTGGGAGTGGGAATTTTGCACCTCATCAAGCGCACTGGCGAGCATAACCTGGATAACATCTTGCTCCGCTTGCTGGGAGTCATGATTTTGTTGATCACAGTGTTAGCTTTAGTACAATTATTGCTGTTGACTTTTTTCCCAAAATTTACTCTACCTGAATTGCCAAAATTAGACTTAAAAACTAACTGGGGTCGATTTATCACAGTCACATTGGGAGCATTTTTAGGTTGTTTAGTTGGTCTAACTAGCGTTTCTTCAGGTTCAATGTTTGCCTTGGTACTGATTGGCTTTTTCCGTCTTGATGCGCGTAAGTTAGTTGGTACAGATATTTCACAAGCGGCAATTTTGTTACTGTTTACATCCCTTGGACATCTCACCTTGGGTACAGTTAATTGGAGTCTGGTATTGCCTATATGGCTAGGTTCGGTTCCAGGTGTGCTGCTAGGCGCTAAAGTTTGCCAAATAATTCCTCAACGTCCCTTGCGGTTTATTATTTACGCCATCTTAATGATGGTGAGTTGGAAATTAGTTTATCAAGTTTAA
- a CDS encoding cadmium resistance transporter: MSDLIAAFTEGIVAFLATNIDDIIILLLFFSQVDVNFRRWHILIGQYLGFTVIILASLPGFFGGLVVPREWIGLLGLLPIAIGIKELVDWQSETTEVQTVNSDFQQPSYKNPILSFIVSILHPQTYKVTAVTIANGGDNISIYIPLFAGQNFARLGVILMVFFVMLGMLCAVADLLSRQATIAYTLSRYGKHIVPFVLICLGLFIMYERGTFTLLPWVKG; the protein is encoded by the coding sequence ATGAGTGACCTGATAGCAGCTTTTACTGAAGGGATAGTTGCCTTTTTAGCCACAAATATTGATGACATCATTATTCTGCTGCTATTTTTCTCGCAGGTAGATGTTAATTTTCGACGGTGGCATATTTTAATTGGTCAGTACCTTGGTTTTACAGTCATCATTCTCGCTAGCTTACCGGGATTTTTTGGCGGTTTAGTAGTGCCGCGAGAATGGATAGGATTATTGGGACTACTACCCATAGCAATTGGTATCAAGGAATTAGTAGATTGGCAATCAGAAACTACAGAAGTTCAGACAGTAAATAGTGATTTTCAACAGCCCTCATACAAGAATCCCATACTATCTTTTATTGTGAGTATTCTGCATCCTCAAACTTATAAAGTAACAGCAGTAACTATTGCTAATGGTGGTGACAATATTAGTATATATATTCCCTTATTTGCTGGTCAGAACTTTGCCAGATTGGGAGTAATTTTAATGGTATTTTTTGTCATGCTAGGAATGTTGTGTGCTGTGGCTGATCTGTTAAGCCGTCAAGCCACTATTGCCTATACTTTAAGTCGCTACGGTAAGCATATTGTTCCTTTTGTTTTGATTTGTTTGGGTTTATTCATCATGTATGAAAGAGGCACATTCACCCTATTACCTTGGGTGAAAGGCTAA
- a CDS encoding ISAs1 family transposase, with translation MGFAIRQHWSIENQLHWVLDVTFNEDACRIRKENSPDNFALLKRWSRNFLNKETNYKRSIRQKAKPASMDEEYTHILHQATEVATTRDFTRLSWVPNP, from the coding sequence ATAGGGTTTGCGATTCGACAGCATTGGTCAATTGAAAATCAACTTCATTGGGTTTTAGATGTCACCTTTAATGAGGATGCTTGTCGCATCCGTAAAGAAAACTCCCCAGATAATTTTGCTCTACTCAAGCGATGGAGTAGAAATTTTCTCAATAAAGAAACAAATTATAAACGTAGTATTCGTCAAAAAGCAAAGCCAGCCAGCATGGATGAAGAGTATACACATATCTTGCACCAAGCGACTGAAGTCGCGACTACACGAGACTTTACCCGCCTGTCTTGGGTTCCAAACCCTTGA
- a CDS encoding VCBS repeat-containing protein: MAIFLEETGSNNPLNGVNVGAASFPNASPAFVDIDADGDLDAFIYTNVGAINFYQNTGTATSPTFTQQTDSNNPLNGVEGALTFADIDLDGDQDAFIGNFAGDIKYYRNSGGNFTEVTGANNPFNGVDVGDLSAPTFADIDGDGDQDAFIGTSDGDIKYYRNSGGNFTEVTGANNPFNGVDVGYVSTPTFADIDLDGDQDAFIGNFAGDIKYYRNSGGNFTEVTGTDNPFDGLDVGVFSAPSFADIDGDGDLDGFIAGGDPSSSDYSSTIRFFRNTPDPVSNQPPVAVDDTAVTGQNTAFTLTVTALLANDTDADNNSLSITAVTNPSNGTVALNDNGTLTNFSDDTIVFTPNNNFSGNASFEYTVSDGNGGTDIGLVTVAVGQNIDGTNQSETLNGTPGNDQIRGFNGNDTLNGLAGNDILDGGKGKDTLTGGTGADTFVLNPSYGWGNNGKDTITDFNSSEGDKIGLAGGLKFNDLTFSGNNIIVQGSFLISVNLLNIINIGLFGTSDYTLAILQGVDATTLTSNDFTTVGS, encoded by the coding sequence ATGGCAATTTTTCTTGAAGAAACTGGCAGCAATAATCCCTTGAATGGCGTAAATGTAGGAGCTGCCTCTTTCCCGAATGCTTCACCCGCCTTTGTAGATATAGATGCCGATGGAGATTTAGACGCTTTTATTTATACAAACGTCGGCGCTATTAATTTCTACCAAAACACTGGTACTGCTACTAGCCCTACTTTCACTCAACAAACCGACAGTAATAATCCCTTAAACGGCGTTGAAGGCGCTCTTACCTTTGCCGACATTGATCTTGATGGCGATCAAGATGCCTTTATCGGAAATTTTGCCGGCGATATCAAGTACTACCGCAACTCTGGTGGTAACTTTACAGAAGTTACTGGCGCTAACAATCCATTCAATGGCGTGGATGTCGGGGATCTTAGCGCACCCACCTTTGCCGACATCGACGGCGATGGCGATCAAGACGCTTTTATTGGAACCAGTGATGGCGATATCAAGTACTACCGCAACTCTGGTGGTAACTTTACAGAAGTTACTGGCGCTAACAATCCATTCAATGGCGTGGATGTAGGGTATGTTAGCACACCCACCTTTGCCGACATTGATCTTGATGGCGATCAAGATGCCTTTATCGGAAATTTTGCCGGCGATATCAAGTACTACCGCAACTCTGGTGGTAACTTTACAGAAGTTACAGGCACTGACAACCCCTTCGACGGTCTGGATGTAGGAGTTTTCAGCGCACCCAGCTTTGCTGACATCGACGGTGATGGGGATTTAGACGGTTTTATTGCTGGAGGAGACCCCTCTTCTTCAGATTATTCCAGCACAATCCGCTTCTTCCGCAACACCCCTGATCCAGTTTCCAACCAACCCCCTGTTGCCGTTGATGACACTGCTGTTACGGGTCAAAACACTGCTTTTACACTCACTGTAACAGCACTACTTGCTAACGATACTGACGCTGATAATAACTCACTAAGCATCACTGCCGTTACCAACCCTAGCAATGGTACTGTAGCACTCAACGATAATGGTACACTTACTAATTTTAGCGATGACACGATTGTGTTCACTCCCAATAACAACTTTAGTGGTAACGCTAGCTTTGAATACACTGTGAGTGATGGCAACGGTGGTACTGATATCGGTTTAGTCACAGTGGCAGTTGGGCAAAATATTGACGGCACTAACCAGTCGGAAACCCTTAATGGTACTCCTGGTAACGATCAAATCCGTGGCTTCAATGGCAACGATACTCTCAATGGTTTGGCTGGCAACGATATCCTTGATGGCGGTAAGGGTAAAGACACCCTCACGGGTGGTACTGGTGCAGATACCTTTGTCTTAAATCCCAGTTATGGTTGGGGCAATAATGGCAAAGATACGATTACCGATTTCAACTCTTCTGAGGGAGACAAGATTGGTCTGGCTGGTGGTTTGAAGTTTAATGATTTAACCTTCTCTGGTAACAATATTATTGTTCAAGGGTCGTTCCTGATTAGCGTCAATTTACTGAATATTATTAATATCGGTTTGTTTGGTACTTCAGATTATACTTTGGCGATTCTTCAAGGTGTTGATGCTACCACCCTTACTTCTAATGATTTTACTACTGTTGGTAGCTAA